One window of the Runella slithyformis DSM 19594 genome contains the following:
- the lepA gene encoding translation elongation factor 4, producing the protein MKHIRNFCIIAHIDHGKSTLADRLLEFTKTVTDRQMQAQLLDDMDLERERGITIKSHAIQMDYFYKGEKYTLNLIDTPGHVDFSYEVSRSIAACEGALLLVDASQGVEAQTISNLYLAMNQGLVIIPVLNKIDLPGAMPEEVKDEMEDLLGCDRDDIIPASGKAGIGIEDILGAIVERIPAPKGNPDIELQALIFDSVFNSYRGIEVIFRVQNGSIRKGDKVKFVATGKEYIADEIGTLRLEKQPKDVIECGDVGYLISGIKVAREVKVGDTITHVEKPSKEPIKGFEEVKPMVFAGLYPVETSEFEEMREAMEKLQLNDASLVWEPETSAALGFGFRCGFLGMLHMEIVQERLEREFDMTVITTVPSVKFNVITTKGAVLEVSAPSEMPEPNYIEWIEEPFIKAQIITKSEYIGPILKLCMDKRGLLKNQNYLTAERVELVFEMPLAEVVFDFFDKLKTISRGYASLDYELLDYRESDMIKLDVMLNGDGVDALSAIVHRTKAYEWGKKLCEKLRELIPRQMFEIAIQAAIGQKIIARETVKAMRKDVLAKCYGGDISRKRKLLEKQKKGKKRMRQVGSVEIPQEAFMAVLKIN; encoded by the coding sequence ATGAAACACATTCGTAATTTCTGCATTATTGCCCATATTGACCACGGCAAAAGTACGCTGGCCGACCGCTTATTGGAGTTTACCAAAACGGTTACTGACCGTCAAATGCAAGCCCAGCTGCTGGATGACATGGATCTGGAACGGGAGCGCGGCATCACCATCAAGAGCCACGCTATCCAGATGGATTACTTTTATAAAGGCGAAAAATATACCCTCAACCTCATTGATACTCCGGGCCACGTTGACTTTAGCTATGAAGTATCTCGCTCCATTGCTGCCTGTGAAGGCGCTCTGCTGCTGGTAGATGCATCGCAGGGAGTGGAAGCGCAGACCATTTCCAACCTCTATTTGGCCATGAATCAGGGCTTGGTCATTATTCCTGTTTTGAATAAAATTGACCTTCCGGGCGCCATGCCCGAAGAGGTCAAAGACGAAATGGAAGACCTCCTCGGCTGCGACCGCGACGACATCATTCCCGCTTCGGGCAAAGCCGGCATTGGCATTGAGGATATCTTAGGGGCTATTGTAGAGCGCATACCTGCCCCAAAGGGCAACCCTGACATTGAACTTCAGGCCCTGATCTTCGACTCTGTGTTTAACTCTTACCGAGGCATTGAAGTAATCTTCCGCGTTCAAAACGGCAGCATTCGTAAGGGTGATAAAGTAAAGTTTGTGGCCACCGGCAAAGAATACATTGCCGATGAGATCGGAACGCTTCGCCTCGAAAAACAACCCAAAGACGTGATCGAATGCGGTGACGTAGGCTACCTGATCTCGGGGATCAAAGTAGCGCGGGAAGTAAAGGTCGGTGATACCATCACCCACGTTGAGAAACCTTCCAAAGAGCCGATCAAAGGGTTTGAAGAAGTAAAACCCATGGTATTTGCAGGGCTTTATCCCGTCGAAACCAGTGAATTTGAAGAAATGCGCGAAGCCATGGAAAAGCTTCAGCTCAATGATGCCTCTCTCGTTTGGGAGCCGGAAACATCAGCGGCGCTGGGCTTTGGATTCCGTTGCGGTTTTCTGGGTATGTTGCACATGGAGATCGTGCAGGAGCGTTTGGAACGGGAGTTTGACATGACGGTGATCACGACCGTACCTTCGGTAAAATTCAACGTCATCACCACCAAAGGAGCCGTACTGGAAGTAAGTGCCCCTTCTGAAATGCCCGAGCCCAACTATATTGAGTGGATCGAAGAGCCATTCATCAAAGCACAGATCATCACAAAATCTGAATACATCGGCCCTATTCTCAAACTGTGTATGGATAAGCGCGGCCTGCTTAAAAACCAAAATTACCTTACCGCCGAACGCGTAGAATTGGTTTTTGAAATGCCGTTGGCCGAAGTGGTATTTGACTTTTTTGATAAACTGAAGACCATTTCCCGTGGGTATGCTTCGTTGGATTATGAACTGTTGGACTACCGCGAATCAGACATGATCAAGCTCGACGTGATGCTCAACGGTGATGGCGTTGACGCCCTTTCTGCGATTGTGCACCGTACCAAAGCCTATGAGTGGGGTAAGAAACTCTGTGAAAAACTGCGCGAACTCATTCCCCGCCAAATGTTTGAGATCGCGATTCAGGCTGCTATCGGCCAGAAGATCATTGCCCGTGAAACCGTCAAAGCCATGCGTAAAGACGTATTGGCCAAGTGTTATGGAGGGGATATTTCCCGGAAGCGCAAACTGTTGGAAAAACAGAAAAAAGGAAAGAAACGCATGCGTCAGGTGGGGAGTGTAGAAATCCCGCAGGAGGCATTCATGGCGGTGTTGAAGATTAATTAA
- a CDS encoding Uma2 family endonuclease — translation MGLPEHNHQFYTIAEYLELERQTGIKYQYDRGEVFAMAGGTVAHSLIGNNIGGELRRILKNRSCNAYNSDLKIAISDEKYRYADASVICGPVEYYDENPEAAKNPVLIVEVLSESSEPYDRGEKFKTYRQIPSFREYVLVEQRFPLVEVFFKIDEKTWQYRVYEQLDQIVQLHSIEAEIPLAELYSGVIFNEQTSN, via the coding sequence ATGGGATTGCCTGAACATAATCATCAATTCTATACCATTGCCGAATACCTCGAACTGGAACGTCAAACAGGTATCAAATACCAATATGATAGAGGCGAAGTATTTGCAATGGCAGGAGGAACGGTTGCACACAGTCTCATTGGGAATAATATAGGCGGAGAACTCCGCCGCATTCTCAAAAATCGCTCCTGCAATGCCTACAACAGTGACCTGAAAATCGCCATTAGCGACGAAAAGTATCGCTACGCTGATGCTTCGGTGATTTGCGGCCCGGTAGAATACTACGATGAGAATCCTGAAGCAGCCAAAAATCCCGTATTGATTGTAGAAGTATTGTCAGAAAGTTCGGAGCCTTACGATCGCGGCGAGAAATTCAAGACGTATCGTCAGATTCCGAGCTTTCGGGAATATGTGTTGGTTGAACAACGCTTTCCATTGGTAGAAGTATTTTTTAAAATAGACGAAAAAACCTGGCAATACCGGGTGTATGAGCAATTGGACCAAATAGTTCAGTTACATTCCATCGAAGCTGAAATTCCGCTTGCCGAGTTATACAGCGGAGTGATTTTTAATGAACAAACATCGAACTAA
- a CDS encoding pyruvate dehydrogenase complex dihydrolipoamide acetyltransferase: MAEVIRMPKMSDTMTEGVIAAWNKKVGDVIKSGDIIAEVETDKATMDLESYQEGTLLYIGVEKGAAVPVDGIMAIVGAPGEDYKALLDGGAPAQAAPAPAEQPAPAPAPAPAATPAPAANVNATIVRMPKMSDTMTEGVLVAWLKKVGDKVKSGDILAEVETDKATMELENYEDGTLLYVGAKEGEAVAVDGVIAIIGEEGADYQALLNSDGQPAPAAAPAPAAADTPTPAAQAPQASGNGTDSRIKASPLAKALAKDKNVDLTKITGSGEGGRIIKKDIDAAQPASAASQSSAQPAPAPQAEKPAPAPATALAGEYEDVPVSQMRKTIARRLSESLFTAPHFYLTMEITMDKAMELRGKINEVSPVKISFNDMVIKAAALALKQHPAVNSAWLGDKIRKYHYVNIGVAVAVDEGLLVPVVRDADKKVLSLIAGEVKEMAAKAKDKKLQPKDWEGNTFSISNLGMFGIDEFTAIINPPDSCIMAVGGIKKVAAFKEDGTIYPTNIMKVTLSCDHRVVDGATGSAFLQTFKKLLENPLGMLV, translated from the coding sequence ATGGCAGAAGTAATCCGAATGCCCAAGATGTCCGATACCATGACCGAAGGCGTCATCGCAGCTTGGAACAAAAAAGTAGGAGATGTAATTAAATCAGGCGATATCATCGCTGAAGTAGAAACCGATAAAGCCACCATGGACCTTGAGTCGTACCAGGAAGGTACACTTTTGTACATTGGCGTAGAAAAAGGCGCGGCAGTACCCGTAGATGGTATTATGGCCATTGTAGGGGCTCCCGGCGAAGATTATAAAGCACTTCTTGATGGAGGCGCACCGGCTCAGGCAGCTCCTGCCCCGGCAGAACAACCGGCCCCTGCCCCGGCTCCCGCGCCGGCAGCCACTCCCGCTCCGGCCGCGAATGTCAATGCGACCATCGTCCGGATGCCTAAAATGAGCGATACCATGACCGAAGGGGTACTGGTAGCATGGCTGAAAAAAGTAGGCGATAAAGTAAAATCAGGCGATATTCTGGCCGAAGTCGAAACCGACAAAGCTACCATGGAGCTTGAAAATTATGAAGACGGTACCTTGCTGTATGTCGGCGCCAAAGAAGGAGAAGCGGTCGCCGTTGATGGCGTCATTGCCATCATTGGTGAAGAAGGAGCCGATTACCAAGCCTTACTGAACAGCGACGGACAGCCTGCTCCCGCCGCCGCCCCTGCTCCCGCCGCCGCCGACACTCCGACACCGGCCGCTCAGGCACCGCAGGCATCCGGCAACGGAACCGACTCCCGCATCAAAGCATCGCCGCTGGCAAAAGCTCTGGCAAAAGATAAAAACGTTGACCTGACCAAGATCACAGGTTCCGGCGAAGGTGGACGTATCATAAAGAAAGACATTGATGCCGCTCAACCGGCTTCTGCCGCTTCTCAATCCTCCGCGCAACCCGCACCGGCACCACAGGCCGAAAAACCTGCGCCGGCGCCCGCAACTGCACTGGCCGGCGAATACGAAGACGTGCCGGTATCGCAAATGCGCAAAACCATTGCCCGTCGTTTGAGTGAAAGCCTGTTTACCGCCCCGCATTTCTACTTAACCATGGAAATCACCATGGACAAAGCCATGGAATTGCGCGGCAAGATCAACGAAGTGAGCCCGGTCAAAATATCATTCAACGACATGGTCATTAAGGCAGCGGCACTGGCGCTGAAACAACACCCTGCCGTTAACTCTGCCTGGTTGGGCGACAAGATCCGTAAATACCACTACGTTAACATTGGGGTTGCCGTAGCCGTTGACGAGGGCTTGCTGGTTCCTGTGGTACGTGATGCCGACAAGAAAGTACTTTCCCTCATCGCCGGTGAAGTAAAGGAAATGGCGGCCAAAGCCAAAGATAAAAAACTCCAACCGAAAGATTGGGAAGGCAACACCTTCTCCATTTCTAACCTAGGTATGTTTGGCATCGACGAATTTACGGCCATTATCAATCCGCCGGATTCGTGCATCATGGCCGTGGGAGGCATCAAAAAAGTGGCCGCATTCAAAGAAGACGGCACGATCTATCCGACCAATATCATGAAAGTAACGCTCTCGTGCGACCACCGCGTCGTGGATGGTGCCACAGGCTCAGCCTTCCTGCAAACCTTCAAGAAATTGTTGGAAAACCCGCTCGGAATGCTGGTTTAG
- the hslV gene encoding ATP-dependent protease subunit HslV, which produces MSIPTIHATTVVGIIHNGEVVVGADGQATMGNTVAKSNVRKVRSLAGGKVIAGFAGSTADAFTLIERFEEKLNAYGGNLKRAAIELAKDWRTDRYLRKLEAMMIVAGKNELLVISGTGDVLEPDNQVAAIGSGAMYAQSAALALKKHAQNLSAEEMVRESLHIAADICIYTNHNLVVEKVKE; this is translated from the coding sequence ATGAGTATTCCAACCATACATGCCACGACCGTCGTAGGCATTATTCATAACGGAGAAGTAGTGGTGGGAGCCGACGGGCAAGCCACCATGGGAAATACCGTTGCCAAAAGCAACGTTCGGAAAGTAAGAAGTTTGGCCGGCGGAAAAGTAATCGCCGGTTTTGCGGGCTCTACCGCCGATGCCTTCACGCTCATTGAGCGCTTTGAAGAAAAACTCAATGCCTACGGCGGAAACCTCAAACGGGCCGCCATCGAGCTCGCCAAAGACTGGCGCACCGACCGCTACCTTCGCAAACTGGAAGCGATGATGATCGTAGCGGGCAAAAATGAACTGCTTGTCATTTCGGGCACGGGCGATGTGCTTGAACCCGACAATCAGGTAGCTGCTATCGGCTCAGGTGCCATGTATGCACAGAGTGCGGCATTGGCCCTGAAAAAACACGCGCAAAATCTCTCGGCCGAAGAAATGGTACGCGAAAGCCTCCATATTGCGGCCGATATCTGCATTTATACCAATCATAATCTGGTCGTAGAAAAGGTCAAAGAGTAG
- the pth gene encoding aminoacyl-tRNA hydrolase — MKYLIVGLGNIGPEYAFTRHNVGFMVLDRLAAQHGFTFSMQKLAYTAEFKHKGRQIYFIKPTTYMNLSGKAVRYYMDAWKIPVENILVITDEIQLPQGKIRIKPKGSNGGHNGLRNIEELLGTQEYCRLRFGVGSDFPRGQQVKYVLSNFPEKEFEELLIDLDRAGDAILSFCTLGLQNAMNNFNQ; from the coding sequence ATGAAATACCTCATCGTAGGTCTCGGCAACATTGGACCCGAGTATGCTTTTACACGCCATAATGTAGGCTTTATGGTGCTTGATCGGTTGGCTGCCCAACATGGCTTTACCTTTTCGATGCAAAAACTCGCTTATACCGCTGAGTTCAAACACAAAGGCCGGCAGATTTACTTCATCAAACCAACCACCTACATGAACCTCAGCGGCAAAGCCGTTCGCTATTATATGGACGCCTGGAAAATTCCCGTTGAAAACATTTTGGTCATAACGGATGAAATTCAACTTCCGCAGGGAAAAATCAGAATTAAACCCAAGGGCTCCAATGGAGGCCACAACGGTTTGCGAAATATTGAAGAATTATTGGGTACTCAGGAATATTGCCGATTACGGTTTGGAGTCGGCAGTGATTTTCCGCGCGGTCAGCAGGTAAAATATGTATTGAGTAATTTCCCCGAAAAAGAGTTTGAAGAATTACTTATTGATTTGGACCGTGCCGGGGATGCAATACTTAGTTTTTGTACTTTAGGATTACAAAACGCTATGAATAATTTCAATCAATGA
- a CDS encoding Gfo/Idh/MocA family protein has product MKNIPGRRSFLKATAAIGSALGLPYISKANNNSVQAQIERADFAPKPVGKSVIGLKTAPIAQVRVAFIGVGNRGSGHVKLVHACGAKAKIVAVCDIQERYTKRTKEWLEKQGVNDVAYYHTKVDAWKEMCRRDDIDLVIIATPWEDHVPMCVYAMQQGKHAATEVPAAYTLEDCWKLVNTAEQTQRNCMMLENVCYGDEELWLLNMANEGLFGTLTYAECGYIHDLREMLFSKTDYYNMWRIRHNYARDGNLYPMHGLGPVAQYMNIDRGDRFNHLVSMSSLEASLSEDSTVMTDPTNEFHGRKGFKKGDMNNTLIKTHLGRSILVQHDIVTARPYSRINMLAGTKAFHMGYPSHFSRKGQGHGFLKDEEYKALREQYKHPIWAKMKDEIEKNGGHGGMDFVLIYRLIDCFNRGTSLDMDVYDAASWSSVTPLSALSIQGGNAPVKFPDFTRGRWKEERKLGMLVNV; this is encoded by the coding sequence ATGAAAAACATTCCGGGACGCCGTTCATTTTTGAAAGCAACGGCGGCTATCGGCTCCGCTTTAGGGCTGCCGTATATCTCCAAAGCTAATAACAACTCCGTGCAGGCGCAGATCGAACGCGCTGACTTTGCGCCCAAACCCGTCGGCAAATCGGTTATCGGTCTCAAAACGGCCCCCATTGCCCAAGTCCGAGTGGCCTTTATCGGCGTAGGAAACCGTGGCTCGGGACACGTCAAGCTCGTTCATGCCTGCGGAGCCAAAGCTAAAATTGTAGCCGTTTGCGATATTCAGGAGCGCTACACCAAGCGCACGAAGGAATGGCTGGAAAAGCAGGGCGTCAATGACGTAGCCTATTACCATACCAAAGTGGATGCGTGGAAAGAAATGTGCCGCCGCGATGATATTGATCTGGTGATCATTGCCACGCCCTGGGAAGACCACGTACCCATGTGCGTCTATGCCATGCAACAGGGCAAACACGCAGCCACGGAAGTACCGGCGGCGTATACATTGGAAGATTGCTGGAAATTGGTCAATACCGCCGAACAAACCCAGCGCAACTGCATGATGCTCGAAAATGTATGCTACGGCGACGAGGAACTGTGGTTGCTCAATATGGCTAACGAAGGGCTGTTCGGTACCCTTACCTACGCCGAGTGCGGCTATATCCACGACCTGCGTGAGATGCTTTTCTCGAAAACGGATTATTACAACATGTGGCGTATTCGCCATAATTATGCCCGCGACGGAAACCTCTATCCAATGCACGGCCTGGGCCCGGTAGCGCAGTACATGAACATCGACCGCGGCGACCGCTTCAACCATCTTGTTTCAATGAGCAGTTTGGAGGCGAGCCTCAGCGAAGACTCGACCGTCATGACCGATCCTACCAATGAATTTCACGGCCGTAAAGGCTTTAAGAAAGGGGATATGAACAATACGCTGATCAAAACGCACTTAGGACGTTCGATCCTGGTGCAGCACGACATTGTGACGGCACGTCCTTACAGCCGTATCAACATGCTGGCCGGGACCAAAGCGTTTCACATGGGCTATCCAAGCCATTTTTCTCGAAAAGGACAGGGGCACGGATTTTTGAAAGACGAAGAATACAAAGCCCTCAGAGAGCAGTATAAACACCCGATCTGGGCTAAAATGAAAGACGAAATTGAGAAGAACGGCGGGCACGGAGGCATGGACTTTGTGTTGATCTACCGTTTGATCGATTGTTTCAATCGCGGCACATCGCTGGATATGGATGTGTATGATGCGGCTTCCTGGTCATCGGTTACGCCGCTTTCGGCGCTTTCGATTCAGGGGGGTAACGCTCCGGTGAAGTTCCCTGATTTTACCCGGGGACGTTGGAAAGAAGAGCGTAAGTTGGGAATGTTGGTCAATGTATAA
- a CDS encoding lycopene cyclase family protein, whose protein sequence is MTLSPLAATNTLSFFDYTIVGAGASGLWLALYLYKYGLLETRQLCIVESDSTKQNDRTWCYWSTSPLAPDEMVSKSWSSIFNPHNPSLRNDLSPYSYHHVRSADFYVSMKQQLAGCPNITWRIMSVVKIEETETNVLVKTTDDAWWSSRVFMSAIPDQTNSELGSSNALTVFLGNQKRKKDTLLLWQTFVGWRVRTDEAVFDTTCATLMRFDIAQNGSTQFIYELPFSSTEAMVEITRFGEYRLTRDEADAALTDYMLKKNSSYQILEEEEGAIPMTPQFDMQRKYLNTETRLIYLGTLGGAIKPTTGYGFRRMQAYGKALASALKHQKPLPTMRRLRRFQFYDHLLLEILARHPNRGKAVFQRLFETQPVPRILRFLDEETSLWEEVLIFIRLPIRLFLRSLTSYYFNL, encoded by the coding sequence ATGACCCTCTCCCCCCTTGCTGCAACAAACACTTTGTCTTTTTTTGATTATACGATCGTGGGGGCGGGAGCGTCAGGACTCTGGTTGGCATTGTACCTCTACAAATACGGATTGCTGGAAACCCGGCAATTGTGCATTGTAGAAAGTGATTCAACAAAACAAAATGATCGAACCTGGTGCTATTGGTCAACGTCGCCATTAGCTCCCGATGAAATGGTCAGTAAGTCATGGTCTTCCATTTTCAATCCGCACAACCCCTCTCTTCGTAATGATCTATCCCCATATTCATATCATCACGTACGGAGTGCAGATTTTTACGTCTCCATGAAGCAACAATTGGCAGGCTGCCCCAACATTACGTGGCGCATCATGAGTGTGGTAAAAATAGAAGAGACAGAGACAAACGTTTTGGTAAAAACGACCGATGATGCCTGGTGGAGCAGTCGGGTATTTATGTCGGCAATACCCGATCAAACAAACAGTGAACTTGGTTCTTCCAATGCACTCACTGTATTTTTGGGTAATCAAAAAAGAAAAAAAGACACCCTCCTTCTATGGCAGACCTTTGTGGGCTGGCGTGTACGGACCGATGAGGCGGTATTTGATACTACCTGCGCCACCCTTATGCGATTTGACATCGCCCAAAACGGCAGTACACAATTCATCTATGAGCTGCCTTTTTCGAGTACAGAAGCGATGGTCGAAATCACCCGATTCGGTGAGTATCGACTCACCAGAGACGAAGCCGATGCGGCATTGACTGATTATATGCTCAAAAAAAACAGTTCTTATCAAATTTTGGAGGAAGAAGAAGGAGCGATCCCAATGACACCCCAATTTGATATGCAACGAAAATACTTAAACACCGAGACCCGCCTCATTTACCTCGGCACGTTGGGCGGAGCCATCAAGCCCACCACCGGGTACGGATTCAGGCGAATGCAAGCCTATGGCAAAGCCCTTGCGTCTGCCCTCAAACACCAAAAACCTCTCCCTACGATGCGCCGACTACGGCGATTTCAATTTTATGACCACTTGCTTTTAGAAATTTTAGCCCGGCATCCCAACCGGGGCAAAGCCGTATTTCAACGCCTGTTTGAAACCCAGCCCGTGCCTCGTATTTTACGATTTTTGGATGAAGAAACAAGCCTTTGGGAAGAAGTACTGATCTTTATACGCTTGCCTATCCGGTTATTTCTTCGCAGTTTAACCTCCTATTATTTCAATCTATGA
- a CDS encoding Brp/Blh family beta-carotene 15,15'-dioxygenase has product MKYVHSPLFTFQCLVQGLLIALFGLWERTAVEQAILCGVLLCSVGIPHGANDHLYRQSTTFLGLLAFIGIYLGSMGVYLSIWWIAPAAALLIFFAISLHHFGQSNFENPSVWYLPSLLWGTWLLAFPVMLHWEEALDIFGTMVGRKSVHFPIPQIVRLGVAAALTVCYFGALLRYERQNTARYVLQWMVVTAWYWLTPLLFGFIMVFCLWHSLQSLQHQLTYYKATKKGTFRQFTFALLPFGLLALTGFGLYVYFRGFAVGEAFILLSLITLPHIVVMHRLYGAFH; this is encoded by the coding sequence ATGAAATACGTTCACTCCCCTTTGTTTACGTTCCAGTGCCTGGTGCAGGGGTTGCTTATCGCGTTGTTTGGATTGTGGGAACGAACCGCTGTCGAGCAGGCAATCCTCTGCGGTGTGCTGTTATGCAGCGTCGGGATTCCTCACGGCGCCAACGACCATTTGTACCGTCAAAGTACCACATTTTTAGGTCTGTTGGCGTTTATCGGTATTTATTTAGGCTCTATGGGTGTCTACCTGAGCATTTGGTGGATAGCACCGGCTGCAGCTCTGCTGATTTTCTTTGCAATTTCTCTTCATCATTTCGGACAATCAAACTTTGAAAATCCTTCGGTTTGGTATTTGCCTTCTTTGCTTTGGGGTACATGGCTGCTGGCTTTTCCGGTGATGCTGCATTGGGAAGAAGCGCTTGACATTTTTGGGACGATGGTGGGCCGCAAAAGCGTGCATTTCCCCATTCCGCAAATAGTGCGTCTGGGTGTGGCAGCCGCCCTGACGGTCTGTTATTTCGGGGCTTTACTGCGTTACGAACGTCAAAACACAGCCAGATACGTCCTGCAATGGATGGTAGTAACAGCCTGGTATTGGCTTACTCCTCTGCTCTTTGGCTTTATCATGGTATTTTGCCTTTGGCATTCTCTCCAATCGCTCCAACACCAGTTGACGTATTATAAAGCAACAAAAAAAGGGACATTCAGGCAATTCACTTTTGCGTTGCTTCCCTTTGGTCTTTTGGCTTTGACAGGCTTTGGACTGTATGTGTATTTTCGGGGTTTTGCGGTTGGGGAAGCTTTCATTCTTTTATCGCTCATCACGTTGCCTCATATCGTGGTCATGCACCGACTCTACGGGGCATTTCACTGA